One genomic region from Mycobacterium basiliense encodes:
- the mycP gene encoding type VII secretion-associated serine protease mycosin, with product MNRAVAACLTAALTAFGTGTSWSVPSALAITPPVVDDAAEPPSGAPGPVQPMEQRGACSVSGLIAGTDTNVASPSQAMLNLPAAWRFSRGEGQLVAIIDTGVQPGPRLPNVDPGGDFVDSTDGLTDCDGHGTLVAGVVAGQPGDDGFSGVAPAARLLSIRVTSAKFSARTPGGDPMLARASVDVAALGRAVVRAADLGARVINISAITCLPADRSIDQTALGAAIRYAAVQKDAVIVAAAGNSGATGSVAGGSCESNPLTDLSHPDDPRNWAGVTSVSIPSWWQPYVLSVASLTPDGQPSKFTMAGPWVGIAAPGENIVSVSNADGGGLANGLPDDHQQLVPLSGTSYAAGYVSGVAALLRSKYPELSATEVVHRIVATAHNGARDPSNVVGAGNLDPVAALTWQLPGPKTGADPDAAQAKPVAVPPKPAPQDTTGRTVAFAGAAALTLLVVITAASVAIVRRRKEPV from the coding sequence ATGAACCGTGCCGTAGCGGCCTGCCTCACCGCAGCTCTGACTGCTTTCGGGACGGGCACCAGCTGGTCGGTTCCGTCGGCGCTGGCGATCACCCCACCGGTGGTAGACGATGCCGCAGAACCGCCGAGCGGAGCACCGGGTCCGGTGCAACCGATGGAGCAACGCGGTGCATGCAGCGTTTCCGGACTCATTGCGGGTACCGACACCAACGTGGCGTCGCCCAGCCAGGCGATGCTGAATTTGCCTGCAGCATGGCGCTTTTCCAGAGGCGAGGGCCAGCTGGTAGCAATCATCGACACCGGGGTGCAGCCGGGTCCGCGGTTGCCGAATGTCGATCCCGGCGGTGACTTCGTGGATTCGACGGACGGCCTGACCGATTGCGACGGACACGGCACGCTGGTCGCCGGGGTGGTCGCGGGGCAGCCCGGCGACGACGGCTTCTCCGGAGTTGCGCCCGCGGCGCGGTTGCTGTCCATCAGGGTGACCTCGGCAAAGTTCTCTGCGCGCACGCCGGGTGGTGATCCCATGCTGGCGCGGGCATCTGTGGACGTCGCCGCGCTGGGTCGCGCGGTCGTGCGTGCGGCCGACCTGGGTGCCCGGGTGATCAACATTTCCGCGATAACCTGTCTGCCCGCTGATCGGTCCATCGACCAGACCGCGCTCGGCGCGGCGATCCGGTATGCGGCCGTGCAGAAGGACGCGGTGATCGTGGCTGCGGCCGGGAACAGCGGGGCCACCGGCTCGGTCGCCGGTGGCTCGTGCGAGTCCAATCCGCTAACCGATCTGAGCCACCCGGACGATCCACGAAACTGGGCGGGTGTTACGTCGGTTTCCATCCCGTCCTGGTGGCAGCCCTACGTGCTGTCGGTGGCCTCGCTGACACCCGACGGGCAGCCGTCGAAGTTCACCATGGCCGGGCCCTGGGTCGGCATCGCTGCACCCGGTGAAAACATTGTTTCGGTGAGCAATGCGGACGGAGGCGGGCTGGCCAACGGCCTGCCCGACGATCACCAGCAGCTGGTTCCGCTCAGCGGCACCAGCTACGCCGCCGGCTATGTCTCCGGCGTCGCGGCGCTACTCCGCAGCAAATACCCCGAGCTGTCCGCGACCGAGGTGGTACACCGCATCGTCGCCACCGCCCACAATGGTGCCAGGGACCCGTCCAACGTGGTCGGTGCCGGCAACCTGGATCCGGTGGCCGCACTCACCTGGCAGTTGCCCGGTCCGAAGACAGGGGCCGATCCTGATGCGGCACAAGCGAAACCGGTTGCGGTTCCGCCGAAGCCGGCACCGCAGGACACCACCGGAAGAACTGTCGCATTCGCCGGAGCCGCCGCGCTGACGTTATTGGTCGTGATCACGGCAGCGAGTGTGGCGATAGTGCGCCGACGAAAGGAGCCGGTGTGA